The Vitis vinifera cultivar Pinot Noir 40024 chromosome 12, ASM3070453v1 genome has a segment encoding these proteins:
- the LOC100263651 gene encoding LOW QUALITY PROTEIN: trans-resveratrol di-O-methyltransferase (The sequence of the model RefSeq protein was modified relative to this genomic sequence to represent the inferred CDS: inserted 1 base in 1 codon; deleted 2 bases in 1 codon), with product MALCECLFKMMIPLRLTLLTSGHYGIMXGHEPQLNYFFNEAMASDARLVTSVLVKEGKGVFEGLNSLVDVGGGTGTVAKAIANAFPHLKCTVLDLPHVVAGLQGSKNLNYFAGDMFEAIPPADAILLKWILHDWSDEECVKILKRCREAIPSKERGGKVIIIDMMVKNQKGDCKSRETQLFFDMLMMVLVTGKEREEKEWEKLFLEAGFSHYKITPILGLRSLIEVYP from the exons ATGGCATTATGTGAGTGCTTG TTCAAAATGATGATCCCACTCCGTTTGACACTGCTCACGAGCGGACATTATGGGATTA CTGGCCATGAACCTCAGCTCAACTATTTCTTCAACGAAGCCATGGCTAGTGATGCTCGCTTAGTCACTAGCGTGCTGGTTAAGGAGGGCAAGGGCGTATTTGAGGGGTTGAATTCGTTAGTTGATGTAGGGGGTGGCACGGGAACAGTGGCTAAGGCCATTGCCAACGCTTTCCCACACTTGAAATGCACTGTGTTAGATCTCCCCCATGTGGTTGCTGGCTTGCAAGGGAGCAAGAACTTGAACTACTTCGCAGGGGATATGTTTGAGGCCATTCCTCCTGCAGATGCAATTTTACTCAAG TGGATATTGCATGACTGGAGCGATGAGGAATGCGTGAAAATACTAAAGCGATGCAGGGAAGCAATTCCGAGCAAGGAAAGGGGAGGAAAGGTGATTATCATAGACATGATGGTGAAGAACCAGAAAGGAGACTGCAAGTCCAGGGAAACACAGCTGTTCTTCGATATGCTGATGATGGTTTTGGTCACGGGTAAAGAGAGGGAGGAGAAAGAATGGGAGAAGCTATTCTTGGAAGCTGGTTTCAGTCACTACAAGATAACACCCATTTTGGGTTTGAGGTCGCTCATCGAGGTTTATCCTTGA